From Streptomyces yatensis, one genomic window encodes:
- a CDS encoding SDR family oxidoreductase yields MHVFVTGGSGLTGPAIVTELVAAGHTVTGLARSDAAAARLASLGATPHRGSLDDLDSLRSGAEAADGVLHMAFGGDFADPDDMMRRDRTAIETLGRALAHSGKPFVSTSGTLVMPLGRESTERDEPDPAGIAGFRIPGERACLGFAAQGVRASVVRLAPTVHGPGDYGFIGMLVATARKTGMSAYVGDGGNRWPAVHRLDAASLFRLALEKAPAGSVLHGVAESGVTFKSIARTIARALDLPAVSLTPDEAAGHFVSPFMATVYGIDAPVSSSYTQELLGWSPTHPTLIDDLEHGDYLVTPAS; encoded by the coding sequence ATGCATGTCTTCGTCACCGGTGGTTCCGGCCTGACCGGCCCCGCCATCGTCACCGAGCTCGTCGCGGCCGGGCACACCGTCACCGGCCTGGCGCGCTCGGATGCCGCCGCCGCCCGGCTGGCGTCGCTGGGCGCCACCCCGCACCGCGGCTCCCTGGACGACCTCGACAGCCTGCGGAGCGGCGCCGAAGCCGCCGACGGCGTCCTGCACATGGCCTTCGGCGGTGACTTCGCCGACCCCGACGACATGATGCGGCGCGACCGGACCGCGATCGAGACGCTCGGCCGAGCGCTGGCGCACTCGGGCAAGCCGTTCGTCAGCACCTCCGGCACGCTGGTCATGCCCCTCGGCCGGGAGAGCACCGAGCGGGACGAGCCCGACCCGGCCGGGATCGCCGGATTCCGGATCCCGGGCGAGCGCGCTTGCCTGGGCTTCGCCGCCCAGGGAGTGCGCGCGAGCGTGGTCCGGCTCGCCCCCACCGTCCATGGCCCCGGGGACTACGGCTTCATCGGCATGCTCGTCGCCACCGCGCGCAAGACCGGCATGTCGGCCTACGTCGGCGACGGCGGCAACCGGTGGCCCGCGGTGCATCGGCTCGACGCGGCGAGCCTGTTCCGCCTGGCCTTGGAGAAGGCCCCCGCGGGCAGCGTGCTGCACGGGGTGGCCGAAAGCGGCGTCACCTTCAAGAGCATCGCGCGGACGATCGCCCGAGCCCTCGATCTGCCCGCGGTCTCGCTGACCCCGGACGAGGCCGCCGGGCACTTCGTCAGCCCGTTCATGGCCACCGTCTACGGCATCGACGCGCCCGTCTCCAGCTCGTACACCCAGGAGCTGCTCGGCTGGTCACCCACCCACCCGACACTCATCGACGACCTGGAGCACGGAGACTACCTCGTCACGCCGGCGTCCTGA
- a CDS encoding DUF998 domain-containing protein, which yields MKARIGYSAWVAGVVQFFAVHWFVESAWARPYSWARNNISDLGNAHCALQSDPEPRYVCSPEHAAMNASFITLGTLLVVGTALTGALWRRGSTSAVTRCLLAGAGVGFVLAGLAPADVHENQHVLGALLIMGTGNIGLFLTGTRLAEDVPVPLRRLTTLLGITALTAFGLFLSGHYLGLGMGGMERVAAFPLLAWALVVGGRGLFRRKTRRTPGTAPEMRSARAPQGQ from the coding sequence GTGAAGGCTCGAATCGGATATTCCGCTTGGGTGGCGGGTGTGGTGCAGTTCTTCGCGGTCCATTGGTTCGTCGAATCGGCCTGGGCGCGACCGTACAGTTGGGCAAGGAACAACATCAGCGACCTGGGAAACGCTCACTGCGCTCTGCAGTCCGATCCCGAGCCACGCTATGTCTGCTCGCCCGAACACGCCGCGATGAACGCGTCGTTCATCACACTGGGAACGCTGCTCGTCGTCGGCACCGCCCTGACTGGCGCTCTATGGCGCCGAGGCTCCACCTCGGCCGTGACCCGATGTCTGTTGGCCGGTGCCGGCGTCGGTTTTGTGCTGGCCGGGCTGGCGCCCGCTGACGTCCATGAGAACCAGCACGTCCTGGGCGCCCTGCTCATCATGGGAACGGGCAACATCGGTCTTTTTCTGACGGGAACCAGGCTGGCGGAAGATGTTCCGGTTCCCCTGCGCCGGCTGACCACTTTGCTGGGAATCACCGCGCTGACGGCCTTCGGGCTCTTTCTCTCCGGCCACTATCTCGGGCTCGGTATGGGAGGCATGGAGCGGGTCGCGGCCTTTCCTCTTCTGGCGTGGGCGCTGGTGGTCGGCGGCCGTGGTCTGTTCCGCCGGAAGACCCGCCGTACGCCGGGCACCGCGCCGGAAATGCGTAGCGCCCGGGCGCCCCAGGGACAATGA
- a CDS encoding TetR family transcriptional regulator: protein MPRSGLEARRRLQQAALELYRERGFDQTTTAEIAARAGVNERTFFRHFPDKREVLFHGEADLRAELTQSVAEAPDGLRPLEILLRAFRKAGRILEENRPFSEPRLEVIARTPALRERELAKAASLTEAVAEALRQRGVADRLAGLAAQTGWAAFHQAAGAWIEDPSQSLDAHLSRAFDDLRALFTTASLAKVRPTN from the coding sequence GTGCCACGGAGCGGACTGGAAGCGCGCCGCCGCCTTCAGCAGGCGGCGCTGGAGCTGTACCGGGAGCGGGGGTTCGACCAGACCACCACGGCTGAGATCGCCGCCCGGGCCGGAGTCAACGAGCGCACGTTCTTCCGGCACTTCCCGGACAAGCGCGAGGTGCTCTTCCACGGCGAAGCCGACCTGCGCGCCGAGCTGACGCAATCCGTGGCCGAAGCGCCCGACGGTCTGCGGCCCCTCGAGATACTGCTCCGCGCCTTCCGGAAAGCCGGACGGATCCTGGAGGAGAACCGCCCGTTCTCCGAACCGCGGCTGGAAGTCATCGCCAGGACACCAGCGCTCCGCGAACGCGAGTTGGCCAAGGCCGCGTCGCTCACCGAAGCCGTGGCGGAGGCGCTGCGGCAGCGCGGTGTCGCCGACCGGCTGGCCGGCCTGGCCGCTCAGACCGGCTGGGCCGCCTTTCATCAGGCGGCCGGGGCCTGGATCGAAGACCCCTCGCAGAGCCTGGACGCGCATCTCTCCCGCGCCTTCGACGACCTGCGCGCCCTTTTCACGACCGCTTCACTGGCGAAGGTGCGTCCCACGAACTGA
- a CDS encoding allene oxide cyclase barrel-like domain-containing protein produces the protein MPHVKRSVLSAAAGLAAALCCAPLAAAAAPAADTTGPLPPRHGEEVFLLTARPTQTNSVDVAPPGNSQGDQLIVSGDLLRSDVTVGRFDEACTVTRTNPMDTSDVQCQITLSLSEGQLTVQGVFAITGAGPGDITLAITGGTGRYRTAHGFIHAVNTSNTETQLAVHLIRGAGSGVV, from the coding sequence ATGCCCCACGTCAAACGTTCTGTTCTGAGCGCGGCAGCCGGTCTGGCGGCTGCCCTTTGCTGTGCGCCTCTGGCGGCGGCCGCCGCGCCGGCCGCCGACACCACCGGCCCCCTGCCGCCTCGCCATGGTGAAGAAGTCTTCCTTCTGACGGCGAGGCCCACGCAGACCAACTCCGTCGACGTGGCCCCTCCCGGGAACAGCCAAGGGGACCAACTCATCGTCAGCGGGGACCTCTTGCGTTCCGACGTCACGGTGGGCCGATTCGACGAGGCCTGCACGGTGACCCGTACCAACCCCATGGATACGAGTGACGTGCAGTGTCAGATCACCCTTTCGCTGTCCGAGGGCCAGCTCACCGTGCAGGGGGTGTTCGCCATCACCGGTGCGGGTCCCGGTGACATCACCCTGGCCATCACCGGAGGCACCGGGCGCTACCGCACAGCCCACGGCTTCATCCATGCCGTCAACACCAGTAATACCGAAACACAGCTCGCCGTCCATCTCATCCGCGGCGCTGGATCCGGGGTGGTCTGA
- a CDS encoding amidohydrolase family protein has translation MVFQVRGVVLPEREERSFWIDGDRLRTDPVPGAELVVDGGWLLPGLVDVHTHPGTEDVDVPFSDDTLRRHLTEHRDSGVLLVRTPGSAARIPSWVDEEPEMPRVRSAGRWLATPGRFFPGFGRDVSEADLVRAAVEEAKASSGWCKVIADWKYDEPALPQDVLTSVVHAVHAVGGRVAAHCQTADGSRRAVQAGVDSLEHGMHLDPGLIDQMASQGTAFVPTLSVFGAGADRRRAQEPSARRDWWLAGWEGMLPNVRAACEAGVTVLAGTDSFPCGRVTSEVEWLIRAGLSAEAALGAASWAARAWLGLPGLVEGGPADLVAYDTDPTLDSSVLAHPSRIILRGRVIA, from the coding sequence GTGGTATTCCAGGTGCGTGGTGTCGTCCTGCCGGAGCGGGAAGAGCGGTCCTTCTGGATTGACGGGGACCGGCTACGGACCGACCCCGTCCCCGGCGCGGAGCTCGTCGTCGACGGCGGATGGCTGCTGCCCGGCCTGGTCGATGTGCATACGCACCCGGGCACCGAGGACGTCGACGTCCCGTTCAGCGATGACACGCTCCGCCGGCACCTGACCGAGCATCGCGACTCCGGCGTACTGCTGGTCCGGACACCCGGGTCCGCCGCGCGCATACCGAGCTGGGTGGACGAGGAGCCGGAGATGCCTCGGGTGCGCTCAGCCGGACGGTGGCTGGCCACTCCGGGCCGCTTCTTCCCCGGCTTCGGGCGTGATGTGAGTGAAGCGGATCTGGTGCGGGCGGCCGTCGAGGAAGCCAAGGCGTCCTCGGGCTGGTGCAAGGTCATCGCCGACTGGAAGTACGACGAACCGGCGCTGCCCCAGGACGTCCTCACCTCCGTGGTGCACGCCGTACACGCGGTCGGCGGCCGTGTGGCCGCCCACTGCCAGACCGCCGACGGCAGTCGCCGTGCCGTTCAGGCAGGCGTCGACAGCCTGGAGCACGGCATGCACCTGGACCCTGGCCTGATCGATCAGATGGCTTCCCAGGGCACCGCGTTCGTCCCGACGCTGAGCGTCTTCGGCGCCGGAGCCGACCGCAGGCGCGCCCAGGAGCCGAGCGCCCGTCGCGACTGGTGGTTGGCCGGCTGGGAAGGCATGCTGCCGAACGTCAGGGCCGCGTGCGAAGCCGGCGTCACGGTTCTGGCAGGCACTGACAGCTTCCCCTGCGGCAGGGTCACGTCGGAGGTCGAATGGCTGATACGCGCCGGGCTGTCGGCGGAAGCAGCTCTCGGTGCGGCGTCGTGGGCAGCCCGAGCCTGGCTGGGGCTGCCCGGACTGGTCGAGGGAGGCCCCGCCGACCTCGTCGCCTATGACACCGATCCGACTCTCGACAGCTCGGTTCTGGCCCATCCCAGCCGCATCATTCTGCGTGGCCGGGTCATCGCCTGA
- a CDS encoding response regulator transcription factor — MRTTGVKDSVSILFIEDDEVIGRHVEAGLRSHGYAVTWTRTGGSGLAEADRSPIDVVLLDLGLPDMDGIDVARQLRDEHPDVLILILTARSEEIDVIVGLDAGADDYLVKPFSLTVLLARLRAHLRRRPPAPAGPGEPVRIGGLTVDIAARRCLLGDREVELRPKEFDLLAILVRHPGEAVSRELLMAEVWDENWFGPTKTLDVTMSSLRRRLQVAASAAHAPVALPALTTLRGHGYRLDPPGPPDGN; from the coding sequence ATGCGGACGACAGGGGTCAAGGACTCGGTATCCATACTGTTCATCGAGGACGACGAGGTCATCGGGCGGCATGTGGAAGCAGGTCTGCGCTCCCACGGCTACGCCGTGACCTGGACCCGGACCGGCGGCTCCGGCCTGGCCGAGGCCGACCGGAGCCCCATCGACGTCGTCCTCCTCGACCTCGGCCTCCCCGACATGGATGGCATCGACGTGGCCCGGCAGCTGCGCGACGAACACCCCGACGTCCTCATCCTCATCCTGACCGCCCGCAGTGAGGAGATCGACGTCATCGTGGGCCTGGACGCGGGCGCCGACGACTATCTGGTCAAACCCTTCAGCCTGACCGTGCTGCTCGCCCGTCTCCGCGCCCATCTCCGCCGCCGCCCGCCCGCCCCGGCGGGGCCGGGCGAACCGGTCCGGATCGGGGGTCTGACCGTGGACATCGCCGCACGCCGCTGCCTCCTCGGCGATCGGGAGGTCGAACTGCGCCCCAAAGAGTTCGACCTCCTCGCCATCCTGGTCCGGCATCCGGGGGAGGCGGTCTCCCGTGAACTGCTCATGGCGGAGGTGTGGGACGAGAACTGGTTCGGGCCGACCAAGACGCTGGACGTCACCATGTCCTCGCTGCGCCGCCGACTGCAGGTCGCTGCTTCTGCCGCACACGCGCCCGTGGCTCTGCCCGCCCTCACCACCCTGCGGGGACACGGCTACCGGCTCGACCCGCCCGGGCCGCCGGATGGCAACTGA